From Spartinivicinus ruber, the proteins below share one genomic window:
- a CDS encoding MarR family winged helix-turn-helix transcriptional regulator, protein MSLVQFAALLTIAREEGQGITEVKDRLGLPKATGTRTITALTERAGPGKEGYGLVDVRFDPMDARRKGLYLNEAGKEFVAKYVNMI, encoded by the coding sequence ATGTCATTAGTTCAGTTTGCAGCATTATTGACCATCGCCCGAGAAGAAGGACAAGGTATTACTGAGGTTAAAGACCGCTTAGGATTACCTAAAGCGACAGGCACACGCACTATTACCGCTCTCACAGAAAGAGCAGGACCAGGAAAAGAGGGCTACGGATTGGTTGATGTACGCTTCGACCCAATGGACGCAAGACGAAAAGGTTTATATTTAAATGAGGCAGGCAAGGAGTTTGTTGCTAAGTATGTAAATATGATTTAA
- a CDS encoding antirestriction protein ArdA: MATITFYSLYDYNCGELLANTFDLDNYEAYEELISDIHAWLQELTKQINDGVLREEWIVADYEDIPDKYVGEHSLDSEYFTYVVVLNELSEWYNNDAENILQAWIDYGYPLDAEQIKDAYIGHYTTPRDFGEEYLAELEDLSNIPERLRYYIDWERMAEDALINDFWETKGYTFFRV, from the coding sequence ATGGCAACAATCACTTTCTACTCACTCTATGACTACAACTGTGGTGAACTCCTTGCTAACACTTTTGACCTTGACAACTATGAAGCATACGAGGAATTAATCAGCGATATACACGCATGGCTACAAGAATTAACCAAGCAGATTAATGACGGGGTTCTACGTGAAGAGTGGATAGTCGCTGATTATGAGGATATACCCGATAAATATGTAGGAGAGCATAGCCTTGACTCGGAATATTTTACTTATGTTGTGGTCCTTAACGAGCTTAGCGAATGGTACAATAATGACGCTGAGAATATACTACAAGCCTGGATTGACTATGGTTACCCTTTGGATGCTGAGCAGATAAAAGACGCCTACATAGGCCATTATACGACACCTCGCGACTTTGGAGAGGAATATTTAGCTGAGCTTGAGGACTTGTCTAACATTCCTGAGCGTTTGCGCTATTACATTGATTGGGAACGAATGGCAGAAGATGCCTTAATAAATGACTTTTGGGAAACAAAAGGTTATACCTTCTTTCGCGTATAA
- a CDS encoding MarR family winged helix-turn-helix transcriptional regulator gives MLRLKEVVRIRQVLAEHNITILQFEILLAVELNEGSTLSDIMGRGFLPTSSTIATISSPIQRLAEGTPRTPGRGLVKKEPSPHHKNASLLYLTKDGREVLEDIKNKLDYK, from the coding sequence GTGTTAAGGCTAAAAGAAGTTGTACGTATACGGCAAGTACTAGCTGAACATAATATCACCATATTGCAATTTGAAATTTTATTAGCTGTCGAACTAAATGAAGGAAGTACATTATCAGATATAATGGGAAGAGGATTTCTACCAACCTCTAGCACTATTGCTACTATATCATCACCAATCCAACGTTTAGCGGAAGGCACTCCAAGAACTCCTGGTAGAGGGTTAGTAAAAAAAGAACCAAGCCCACACCATAAAAACGCCAGCCTTCTATATCTTACAAAAGATGGTAGAGAAGTCTTAGAAGATATTAAAAATAAATTGGATTACAAATAA
- the terL gene encoding phage terminase large subunit, with translation MKQREKELEHRLKTEFVFFLTVIWKYLRLPPPTELQKDIALYLQEGPKRKIIMGFRGVAKSWITSAYVLWRLYKNPQVKVLVVSASKERADSFSTFTKRLIDEIPFLNHLKPRREQRDSKIAFDVGPASADHSPSVKSVGITGQLTGSRADIIVADDIEVLNNSATQTARDKLAELVKEFDAILKPLTTSEITFLGTPQTEMSLYNKLVKERGYKVRIWTALYPDPDVIEKWQGNLSALIYDKVIRNASLAGTTTEPSRFPDSDLAERRLSYGKAGFALQFMLDTSLSDADKYPLKLADLMVMSLDLKRAPIDLAWCNSADKVLEVPTLGLTGDRFYSPMWVDKEMAEYTGSVMFIDPSGRGADETSYAVVKFLHGYQFLIDAGGYRDGYTPSTLQKLANTAQQHKVNMVQVEDNFGDGMFIELFKPILRKVHSCQVEGKRAKGQKEKRIIDSLEPVMSQHRLIVDTRLIEKDYKECEGDFSYSLFYQMSRITHDRGALKHDDRLEAVAGAVAYWVEQMALDGAVEAERHRAEALEAEFEKFAEGCLGFQPKKEVGNFCS, from the coding sequence ATGAAACAACGAGAGAAAGAACTAGAACACCGATTAAAGACAGAATTTGTATTCTTCTTAACTGTTATATGGAAATATTTACGGCTACCGCCTCCAACGGAGCTACAAAAGGACATAGCGCTTTATTTACAGGAGGGACCCAAACGAAAAATAATTATGGGGTTCCGAGGTGTAGCTAAAAGTTGGATAACGTCAGCTTATGTGCTCTGGCGGTTATATAAAAATCCTCAAGTTAAAGTGTTGGTCGTATCTGCAAGCAAGGAACGGGCTGACAGCTTTTCTACGTTCACAAAGAGGCTAATTGATGAAATACCCTTTCTAAATCATTTAAAGCCTAGGAGAGAGCAGAGGGACTCTAAAATAGCCTTTGATGTTGGACCCGCAAGTGCTGACCATAGCCCCTCAGTTAAATCTGTCGGAATTACTGGGCAACTGACAGGCTCACGCGCTGACATCATTGTGGCTGATGACATTGAGGTCTTAAATAACAGTGCAACGCAAACGGCCAGGGATAAGTTGGCAGAACTGGTCAAAGAATTTGATGCTATTTTAAAGCCCTTAACAACCTCTGAAATTACTTTTCTTGGGACCCCTCAAACGGAAATGTCCCTATATAATAAGCTGGTTAAAGAAAGGGGTTATAAAGTCCGTATCTGGACAGCGCTTTATCCTGACCCTGATGTAATCGAAAAATGGCAAGGCAATTTATCCGCGCTTATTTATGACAAAGTCATTCGTAATGCATCTTTAGCTGGTACTACCACAGAGCCTAGCCGTTTCCCTGATTCAGATTTAGCTGAGCGGCGTTTGTCGTATGGTAAAGCAGGATTTGCACTGCAATTTATGCTGGATACGAGTTTAAGTGATGCTGATAAGTACCCGCTTAAATTGGCTGATTTAATGGTGATGTCCCTCGACTTAAAACGAGCTCCTATCGATTTAGCGTGGTGTAACTCAGCAGATAAAGTGCTAGAAGTACCAACCCTTGGGTTAACAGGCGACCGCTTCTACTCGCCAATGTGGGTGGACAAGGAAATGGCAGAGTATACCGGCTCAGTCATGTTTATTGACCCATCAGGCCGGGGAGCCGATGAAACCAGTTATGCTGTGGTCAAGTTTTTACACGGGTATCAGTTTCTAATTGACGCTGGCGGTTACCGCGATGGTTATACGCCTTCTACCTTACAGAAATTGGCTAACACTGCCCAGCAGCATAAAGTGAACATGGTGCAAGTGGAAGATAACTTCGGTGATGGCATGTTTATTGAGTTATTTAAACCCATACTGAGGAAGGTTCATAGTTGCCAAGTTGAAGGGAAAAGAGCTAAGGGACAAAAAGAAAAGCGTATTATCGACTCTCTTGAGCCAGTCATGAGCCAACACCGGCTAATAGTGGATACAAGACTTATAGAGAAGGATTATAAGGAATGTGAGGGTGATTTTAGTTACTCACTTTTTTATCAAATGTCCCGCATAACACACGACAGAGGCGCCCTAAAACACGATGACAGGCTCGAAGCTGTCGCAGGGGCTGTTGCGTATTGGGTAGAGCAGATGGCGCTTGATGGGGCTGTGGAGGCTGAGAGGCATAGGGCTGAAGCTCTGGAAGCTGAGTTTGAAAAGTTTGCTGAGGGGTGCCTGGGGTTTCAGCCAAAGAAAGAGGTAGGGAATTTTTGTAGTTAA
- a CDS encoding HNH endonuclease — translation MRDYKKEYREYHSKPAQKKRRAMRNAARRLMIKKGLAKKGDGKDVDHKDRNPLNNSIKNLRITNQKKNRGWRKHDK, via the coding sequence ATGAGGGACTATAAAAAAGAATATCGCGAATATCACAGTAAACCTGCACAGAAAAAACGACGCGCAATGCGTAATGCCGCAAGACGATTGATGATTAAAAAGGGTCTTGCAAAGAAAGGGGATGGTAAAGACGTAGACCACAAAGATAGAAACCCCTTAAATAATAGTATTAAAAATCTAAGAATAACTAACCAAAAGAAAAATAGAGGATGGCGAAAGCATGATAAGTAG
- a CDS encoding tail fiber assembly protein: MKFKIINYQKETGSLDIELENGFTVNIGLDSLIDKDNPTEQELIEAISRSLPEDDYFNRRIPKAPVISSMLNKLYTPANVDAHSEIGTWDIIRGHRNELLRATDWTQMTDNSLTDEQRKAWAKYRQRLRDIPQVNDEPQEVTWPIPPDTEGFEI; encoded by the coding sequence ATGAAATTTAAAATAATAAATTATCAAAAAGAAACAGGCTCACTGGATATTGAGCTAGAAAACGGATTTACAGTTAATATCGGTCTTGATTCATTAATAGATAAAGACAACCCAACAGAACAAGAATTAATTGAGGCCATTTCCCGGTCCCTGCCTGAAGACGATTACTTTAACCGTCGTATCCCCAAAGCCCCTGTCATTAGCTCTATGCTTAACAAGTTGTATACCCCTGCCAATGTAGATGCCCACTCAGAAATAGGCACCTGGGACATTATACGCGGCCACAGGAACGAGCTGTTACGGGCGACAGACTGGACACAAATGACTGATAACAGCCTTACCGATGAGCAAAGAAAGGCTTGGGCCAAATACCGGCAAAGGCTGCGAGATATACCACAAGTTAACGATGAACCACAGGAAGTAACGTGGCCAATTCCCCCAGATACAGAAGGATTTGAAATTTAA
- a CDS encoding phage tail fiber domain-containing protein, which produces MALSYKDYIADGQTKDFAIPFKFLNQVHIKVFVDGKAQDHVINNNVVSLASPPEANVVVRVKRETPLHERAVDFDDGAILSEAVLDMANEQLFYVAQEVLDYSEGLLKMKEDGHFNALNRRIRQVSNPVEENDAVNLSFMRSQYIPTARAEADRARNERETSEQIRATTNQLKIDTEQTLSEARTFTTSIKNDTEVIRGKAEQHMVTAHAHKEKAIAEANKATSEANRAYGEANRAKGYVEQYKPEVKGAWTFDNYVEWPTLGVGQGRAAIYNDGIYHKCLMIHGNDSKVAGEYRVGMWNHVTVYGSLYITGELYVKDKPVYHRGNIHISTGNPSGGADGQIWFKYS; this is translated from the coding sequence ATGGCATTATCATACAAAGATTATATTGCCGATGGACAAACCAAAGACTTTGCAATTCCTTTTAAATTTCTCAACCAAGTGCACATTAAAGTTTTCGTTGATGGTAAAGCGCAAGACCACGTAATCAATAATAACGTTGTCTCTTTGGCTTCCCCGCCAGAAGCTAATGTTGTGGTCCGTGTTAAACGAGAGACACCATTGCATGAACGTGCTGTTGATTTTGACGATGGCGCTATTTTATCTGAGGCAGTCTTGGACATGGCCAATGAACAGCTCTTTTATGTCGCTCAGGAAGTGCTCGATTATTCCGAGGGTTTGCTGAAGATGAAAGAGGACGGTCATTTTAACGCTTTGAATAGGCGTATACGTCAAGTTTCGAACCCTGTTGAAGAAAATGATGCTGTTAATTTAAGTTTCATGCGCTCACAGTATATCCCGACTGCACGAGCAGAAGCAGACCGAGCAAGGAACGAAAGAGAAACCTCGGAACAGATTAGAGCGACTACTAATCAACTAAAAATTGACACAGAGCAAACTTTAAGTGAAGCCAGAACTTTTACTACTTCAATTAAAAATGATACTGAGGTAATAAGGGGGAAAGCTGAGCAACATATGGTGACTGCCCATGCGCATAAAGAAAAAGCTATTGCAGAAGCAAATAAGGCAACGTCGGAGGCTAATCGCGCATATGGAGAAGCCAACCGAGCCAAAGGCTATGTTGAGCAGTACAAGCCAGAGGTAAAAGGCGCTTGGACATTTGATAATTATGTTGAGTGGCCAACCCTTGGCGTAGGTCAAGGGCGCGCGGCCATCTATAACGACGGCATATACCACAAATGCCTTATGATTCACGGAAATGACTCGAAGGTTGCTGGAGAATACCGCGTAGGTATGTGGAATCATGTCACGGTCTATGGCAGTTTATATATCACAGGTGAGTTATACGTCAAAGATAAGCCTGTTTATCACCGAGGGAATATTCATATAAGCACGGGAAACCCTTCAGGTGGTGCCGATGGTCAAATCTGGTTTAAATACAGTTAA
- a CDS encoding virion core protein, T7 gp14 family, protein MCHPAIPAIIAAAGSAYSIHEQGQQTKLQNKLAEHNQNRQNRALLEDYKNQNSQLNIQEAEEDDAATEEKIRIKRETQKRIAEARVSSAEAGVSGLSIDSLVSDIIRGGANNVSTIESNLESSAWQRQRERQALWNNARYGLRTLASYKPSKMAKSVGSALQISSSAMGAYSSAGGSFGGS, encoded by the coding sequence ATGTGTCACCCAGCAATACCTGCAATTATAGCAGCTGCTGGTTCCGCTTACAGCATACACGAGCAAGGCCAGCAAACTAAATTACAAAATAAGCTCGCAGAGCACAATCAAAATAGGCAGAATAGAGCCTTATTAGAAGATTACAAAAATCAGAATTCTCAATTAAATATTCAAGAAGCCGAAGAAGACGATGCGGCTACCGAAGAAAAAATACGCATAAAACGTGAAACCCAGAAGCGTATCGCAGAAGCTCGCGTTAGCTCAGCAGAAGCTGGCGTTTCTGGTTTATCCATTGATTCCCTCGTTAGCGACATAATCAGAGGAGGTGCCAATAACGTAAGCACAATTGAAAGTAATTTAGAGTCATCTGCTTGGCAAAGGCAAAGAGAGCGACAGGCGCTGTGGAATAATGCCCGGTACGGTTTAAGGACACTTGCCAGTTATAAGCCAAGTAAGATGGCCAAAAGTGTTGGGTCCGCCTTACAGATAAGTAGTTCTGCAATGGGTGCCTATTCCTCAGCTGGCGGCTCCTTTGGAGGAAGCTAA
- a CDS encoding STAS domain-containing protein — MMSCKLSYKVEKDLTLISLKGNLTQFNKISLTDAVNKIITTCPINIQLDMSNIGYIDSSGLGELLALHSMIYKLGGSFTIINPSQSCNSILNLIFKNIVRIKNVS, encoded by the coding sequence ATGATGTCCTGTAAACTGAGTTATAAAGTAGAAAAAGATTTAACTCTAATTTCTTTGAAGGGTAACTTAACTCAATTTAATAAAATCAGCCTAACTGATGCAGTTAATAAAATCATAACAACTTGTCCTATTAATATTCAATTGGATATGTCAAATATTGGTTATATTGACTCATCAGGACTTGGGGAGTTATTGGCACTACATTCTATGATTTATAAGCTAGGAGGTAGTTTTACCATCATCAATCCATCACAATCCTGTAACTCAATTCTAAATTTAATATTTAAAAATATTGTGAGAATAAAAAACGTTTCATAG
- a CDS encoding STAS domain-containing protein, giving the protein MSFKLHCRAVGKTLIACVTGNLIAGNRISLVNKLNKRISKDDINVILDITGVKYIDSMGIGDLAVVSSVIKKYCGQLTIISPRREITELISETVYGKHIEIKEAEEV; this is encoded by the coding sequence ATGTCATTTAAATTACACTGCAGAGCAGTCGGGAAAACATTAATCGCTTGCGTGACGGGAAACTTGATTGCTGGGAACAGGATTAGTTTGGTCAATAAGTTAAACAAGCGGATAAGCAAGGATGACATCAATGTAATATTAGATATTACGGGAGTTAAGTATATTGACTCAATGGGAATAGGAGACTTAGCTGTAGTGAGCTCAGTAATTAAAAAGTATTGTGGTCAATTAACAATTATTAGCCCTAGACGAGAGATAACTGAGTTAATAAGTGAAACCGTTTATGGCAAACATATTGAAATAAAGGAAGCAGAAGAAGTGTAA
- a CDS encoding phage nozzle protein — MLIEKPIPNLINGVSQQPPGIRLPTQCEEQVNGLSSVVYGLQKRPPTEHLARISNSSFTGSFIHTINRDKWEKYITVIANGDIRVFDLNGQERTVKKPSDTTYLKAHDPATAFSAVTVADHTFIVNKERTVRSYDPTKNIKLTPVNQRYQTITITPIVPAYKDELWNREKWFRCWSLYKCRVGGRTYAYSAENGGASGFASYLAAKLRDDTGLHVVNNGHAVEIPLNTNQQPFSVADESATGVLTWDTETYYRDKREGVERRTRKVNPRCSHKRTSGIVRSTTSTRLIGYRSEGGDILPAPTPNNKMGIVHVRVGDYGTAYKVNVNGVQQALVETDAKNRSEISTVAITTKLYEKLRDKLKTNFTVAQKDNVISITAKNPKADFTLTCSDSLGDKAIFACKGRVQSFTHLPASCFHGFTIKVAGENGVADDDYYVQYQENTKGESTSGSWVEVAKPGLDRRPSPQTMPHRLVSNADGSFTFEAIDWDARKAGDEDTAPEPSFINKPLSDIFFFKNRLGLLSDENIIFSELGSYYNFYPATVVQMLDTNPIDIAVTNDTVSLLRHAVPFNETLLLFSDLTQFIIRGQDRLTAEDISVDVTTRFECELKAKPVGAGKNVYFSTRRGNAAGIREYYVDPESKVNDAADITSHCPTYIKGSVRHLSASSNEDMLLTVTDQDPSSLYVYNYYWQGNEKLQSSWSRWEVDGVILAASFMESNIVLVVDRADGVCLERITLTKVNEPRSRSFPTEINLDRRCFIPKGGNRPYQDNRTRAVDIEGNIYEGDKLTAFFTGGAKQDCYIGIPYRFYYLFSEQVATDGNKVAILEGRLQLKRFTVSYVESGFFKASVEPEARPEQTYTFTGRLIGSTRNRISRVPIESGKFSFNIQSEASKVKVALISESHLPLTFQAAQWTARFYKRNQRI, encoded by the coding sequence GTGCTAATTGAAAAGCCAATACCTAACTTAATTAATGGGGTCTCGCAGCAACCGCCGGGTATCCGTTTGCCGACCCAATGTGAAGAGCAGGTTAATGGGTTATCAAGTGTGGTCTATGGGCTACAAAAAAGACCGCCAACGGAACACTTAGCCCGTATTTCTAATAGCAGTTTTACTGGCTCTTTTATCCATACAATAAATAGAGATAAATGGGAAAAATATATTACCGTAATTGCTAATGGTGATATTCGTGTTTTTGATTTGAATGGACAAGAGCGTACAGTTAAAAAGCCTAGCGATACTACATATTTAAAAGCGCATGACCCTGCAACCGCCTTTTCAGCCGTCACAGTAGCCGACCACACCTTCATAGTTAACAAAGAGCGAACAGTAAGAAGTTATGACCCAACGAAGAATATAAAGCTGACGCCAGTTAACCAGCGATACCAGACGATAACAATTACGCCTATCGTTCCAGCCTATAAGGATGAACTGTGGAATAGAGAAAAATGGTTCCGTTGTTGGTCCCTTTATAAATGTCGTGTAGGTGGCCGTACCTATGCCTACTCAGCCGAGAATGGTGGTGCTTCAGGTTTTGCCTCGTACCTTGCAGCAAAATTAAGAGACGATACAGGGCTGCATGTAGTTAACAATGGCCATGCTGTTGAAATACCGTTAAATACTAATCAGCAGCCTTTCTCAGTAGCCGACGAGAGCGCGACAGGCGTATTAACCTGGGATACAGAAACGTATTACAGAGACAAGCGAGAAGGTGTCGAGCGGCGAACCAGAAAGGTAAACCCAAGATGTAGCCATAAGAGAACTAGCGGCATTGTCAGGAGCACGACAAGTACTCGCCTAATTGGTTATAGGAGTGAAGGAGGAGATATTCTCCCAGCACCAACACCTAATAATAAAATGGGTATCGTGCATGTTCGTGTGGGTGACTATGGGACAGCTTACAAAGTTAATGTAAATGGTGTACAGCAAGCTTTAGTTGAAACTGATGCTAAAAATAGGTCGGAAATATCGACAGTAGCAATTACTACTAAGCTTTATGAAAAATTAAGGGATAAATTAAAAACCAACTTTACTGTAGCTCAAAAAGATAATGTGATTTCCATTACAGCTAAAAACCCCAAGGCAGACTTTACGTTAACTTGCAGCGATAGTTTAGGTGATAAGGCTATTTTTGCATGTAAAGGGCGTGTCCAGTCATTTACCCATTTACCGGCCTCTTGTTTCCACGGTTTCACAATTAAAGTGGCTGGTGAAAATGGTGTTGCTGATGACGATTATTATGTGCAGTATCAGGAAAATACCAAGGGAGAAAGTACGTCTGGCTCTTGGGTTGAAGTAGCTAAGCCAGGATTAGATAGGCGACCTTCACCACAAACTATGCCTCACCGTTTAGTGTCCAATGCTGATGGCTCTTTTACTTTTGAAGCTATCGATTGGGACGCGAGGAAAGCAGGAGATGAGGACACAGCCCCTGAACCCTCATTTATAAATAAGCCCCTCAGTGACATTTTCTTCTTTAAAAATAGGCTTGGCTTACTTTCAGATGAAAATATTATCTTTAGTGAGCTTGGGTCCTATTATAATTTTTACCCGGCAACAGTAGTTCAAATGCTGGACACAAACCCCATAGATATTGCTGTTACAAATGACACAGTATCCTTATTACGTCATGCAGTCCCTTTTAATGAGACTCTTTTATTATTCTCAGATTTAACGCAATTTATTATTCGTGGACAGGACAGATTAACAGCTGAAGATATTTCTGTTGATGTTACCACTCGATTTGAATGTGAGCTTAAAGCGAAGCCTGTAGGTGCCGGTAAGAACGTTTATTTCTCAACAAGACGCGGTAATGCTGCTGGTATCCGTGAGTATTATGTGGACCCAGAAAGTAAGGTAAATGACGCTGCTGATATAACTTCACATTGCCCGACGTATATTAAAGGCAGCGTAAGGCACCTATCAGCTTCTTCAAACGAGGATATGTTACTTACAGTTACCGACCAGGACCCAAGCTCTCTTTACGTATATAACTATTACTGGCAAGGGAACGAAAAGCTACAAAGCTCTTGGTCCCGTTGGGAGGTTGACGGCGTTATCCTGGCAGCTTCTTTTATGGAGTCCAATATAGTGCTTGTGGTCGATAGAGCTGACGGTGTTTGCCTGGAGCGCATCACGTTAACCAAGGTCAATGAGCCAAGGTCTCGCTCGTTCCCAACAGAGATTAACTTAGACCGCCGCTGCTTTATTCCTAAAGGTGGCAACAGGCCATATCAGGATAACAGGACACGAGCTGTAGATATCGAGGGCAACATTTATGAAGGCGACAAGTTAACTGCATTCTTTACTGGTGGCGCTAAGCAGGACTGCTACATTGGCATACCTTATCGTTTTTATTATCTCTTTTCTGAACAGGTAGCAACTGACGGGAATAAGGTGGCTATTTTAGAAGGCCGTTTGCAGCTTAAGCGTTTTACGGTGTCCTATGTTGAGAGCGGATTCTTTAAGGCATCTGTGGAACCTGAAGCACGCCCAGAGCAAACTTATACATTTACGGGTCGTCTTATCGGGTCCACCAGAAACCGTATTTCTCGGGTTCCCATAGAGAGCGGCAAGTTCTCTTTTAATATTCAGTCAGAGGCAAGCAAGGTGAAAGTAGCGCTTATTTCTGAGTCACATCTTCCATTAACTTTTCAGGCTGCCCAGTGGACAGCTCGATTTTACAAAAGGAACCAACGTATTTAA
- a CDS encoding major capsid protein: protein MTTTATFPEQQTVSFTGQENLTGEQRKLFETKFGGEVFTLFKSENIMMSRHRVMKISKGDSYSFPMIGKAGGYYHTPGRQIKADPIAHAKRKATIDALMVSPVFIDNLQDALTEYEYRKPYADECGYFLTDCADKNILRMACKASFITNEDECKAAGIIPVKGETFTDNITLNAKGDELKGDKIYNALVDAKNELAKKKVRGRPYVILASDQYHALLKAHNGNVAGMVHMNKDVGGEGSVSSGTVPRIAGFDILMSNNLPQQDESAGLIDTPEFEGRPEAYRGDYSKVVGIVMLPDAVCTVKAFDLAIESKYQMEYQGNLVIAKYAMGHNILRPACAITILKKSA from the coding sequence ATGACAACAACCGCAACATTCCCAGAACAACAAACAGTTTCCTTTACAGGTCAAGAAAACCTAACAGGAGAACAACGAAAGCTTTTTGAAACAAAGTTTGGTGGTGAAGTTTTCACGCTATTTAAAAGTGAAAATATAATGATGTCTCGCCACCGTGTCATGAAAATTTCAAAAGGTGACTCTTACTCTTTCCCTATGATTGGTAAGGCTGGAGGCTACTACCACACACCAGGGCGTCAAATTAAAGCTGACCCAATTGCACACGCAAAACGTAAGGCAACAATTGACGCATTAATGGTTAGCCCAGTCTTTATTGATAATTTACAAGATGCACTAACAGAGTACGAATACCGTAAACCATACGCTGACGAGTGTGGCTACTTTCTTACTGACTGTGCGGATAAAAATATTTTACGCATGGCTTGTAAGGCTTCCTTTATTACTAATGAGGATGAATGCAAAGCAGCTGGAATTATCCCAGTAAAAGGTGAAACCTTCACTGACAATATTACCTTAAATGCCAAAGGTGATGAGCTGAAAGGGGATAAGATTTATAACGCATTGGTTGATGCTAAAAACGAACTTGCTAAAAAGAAAGTCCGTGGCAGACCTTACGTTATTCTTGCTTCTGACCAGTATCACGCACTACTGAAAGCACATAACGGTAATGTCGCTGGTATGGTCCACATGAATAAAGATGTTGGTGGCGAAGGCTCAGTTTCTTCAGGCACTGTTCCTCGTATAGCTGGTTTTGACATTCTAATGTCTAATAATTTGCCTCAACAGGATGAATCAGCAGGTCTTATTGATACGCCTGAATTTGAAGGAAGACCAGAAGCATATCGAGGCGATTATTCAAAAGTCGTTGGAATCGTAATGCTTCCTGATGCCGTTTGTACTGTGAAAGCTTTTGATTTAGCTATCGAGAGTAAGTATCAAATGGAGTATCAAGGCAATTTAGTAATTGCTAAGTATGCAATGGGACACAATATTTTACGTCCTGCATGTGCGATTACAATCTTGAAAAAATCCGCTTAA
- a CDS encoding capsid assembly protein — translation MDVNEQENKTQEQETEVTETQPQESQQDTPQDPPQAEPEAKPEDEPKADVNEEQVKSLIEQAGLDFDTFQGEYETDGSLSDESYQKLEAAGFPRSIVDAHIDGLRATEELQMQTLYNTVGGEENLNQLLSWAGQHLQEEEINSFNDIAANGDMSQIKLALNGLKAQYESQNGSMQVTSYSGTQPQTATDVFTSMDELVEAMSDPRYQDNPVYRNEVSRKLERSPIY, via the coding sequence TTGGACGTAAACGAGCAAGAAAATAAAACACAGGAACAAGAAACAGAAGTAACCGAAACACAGCCACAAGAAAGTCAACAAGATACACCACAAGACCCACCTCAAGCTGAACCTGAAGCAAAACCCGAAGACGAACCAAAAGCTGATGTTAATGAGGAGCAAGTAAAAAGCCTCATTGAACAGGCTGGTTTAGACTTTGATACTTTCCAGGGCGAATACGAAACTGATGGCTCCTTATCTGATGAAAGTTACCAAAAGTTAGAAGCTGCTGGATTCCCTCGTTCAATTGTTGATGCTCATATAGACGGTTTGCGTGCTACTGAAGAATTACAAATGCAAACCCTTTATAACACAGTTGGAGGTGAAGAGAATTTAAATCAGCTTTTATCCTGGGCTGGTCAACATTTACAAGAGGAAGAAATTAATTCTTTCAATGATATTGCCGCTAATGGAGACATGAGCCAAATTAAACTAGCCCTGAATGGACTTAAGGCTCAATATGAATCACAAAATGGCTCAATGCAGGTTACGTCTTATAGCGGGACACAGCCACAAACAGCAACTGATGTATTTACCTCTATGGATGAGTTAGTCGAAGCAATGAGTGACCCGCGTTATCAAGACAATCCAGTATACCGCAATGAAGTTTCTCGAAAATTAGAACGTTCACCAATTTACTAA